The nucleotide sequence CAAGCTCGCCACTCCAGTCGTAGTAGATAACAAGCCCGGCGCGGGTGGGCGCTTGGCCGCCCAACAGGTCAAAGCGACTCCCAGCAACCAGCTCACCCTGATGATTGCCAACCCCGCCGTCATGGTGGTGGCACCCCTGGTGTTCAAAGACAACGGCTACGACGCAGAGCGCGACTTTGTGCCTGTGTCATACGTCAACAGCTACGAGTTTGCCTTGGCGGTGGGTGCGGCCGTGCCCGTGCGCGAGCTGAGTCACTTGGTAGCATGGTTGCGCGCTAACCCAGAGAAAGCCAACTTTGGGGTACCCGCCACCGGCAGCCTACCGCATTTCTTTGGCTTGATGATGGGCGACAAGGCCAAGGTGCAAGCCCAAATCGTGGGCTACAAAGGCTCGGCCCCTTTGCTCACCGACCTCATAGGCGGGCAAGTGCCGGTAGCCTTTGACACACTCGACAGCGTGCTGCCCCAGCATGAGTCGGGCAAGCTGCGGATATTGGCCGTATCTGGCGACAAGCGTTCGGCGCTTGCCCCCGGCATTCCCACCTTCAAAGAAGCGGGCCTTAACCTCAGCGGCGTGGGCTGGAATACCTTTTTCGCCCCCAGCAGCATGCCCAAGGCCAAGGTAGAAATGCTCAGCAAAGCCATTACCGAGGTCATGAAAGACCCCGACACCCAGCGCAAGTTCAATGATGCCAAACTCACACCCGTGGTAAGCACGCAAGCCCAAACCCAAGCCATGCTCACCGCCTTCAAAGCGCAGTGGGCCCCCACCGTTCAAAGCTCGGGCTTTCAACCTTGACGGCCACCCGGGCCCAGCGCCCCAACATCATCTTCATCGTTGCGGACGACCTCGGCTATGCAGACTTAGGCTGCTACGGTGGCCGCAACGCGCAATTTGGCCCGGTTTCCCCCGTGCTAGACCGCTTGGCTGCAGGCGGCTTGCGGTTTACGCAGGGATATTCCAACTCGCCCGTGTGCTCACCCACGCGCTTCGCCTTGATGACCGGGCGCTACCAATACCGCTTGCGTGGCGCAGCCGAAGAGCCCATCAACAGCAAAAGCCGCTACAGCACCGCGCTGGGTTTGCCACCTGAGCACCCCACGCTGCCCTCGCTGCTGCGTGACAGCGGCTACCGCACTGCCTTGGTCGGCAAGTGGCACCTGGGCTACCCACCGGCGTTTGGCCCCTTGCGCTCAGGCTACGACGAGTTTTTTGGCCCCATGGCAGGCGGGGTGGACTACTTCACGCACTGCGCCTCTACAGGCGCGCACGACCTGTGGGCTGGCGAAGCAGAGCAAGCCACCGAAGGCTATTTAACCGACCTGCTGTCTGAGCGCGCGGTGGACTATGTGCAGCGCATGGCACCCGGTGCTGCGGCAGGCACACCGTTTTTTTTGAGCTTGCACTACACCGCCCCACACTGGCCATGGGAAACGCGTGATGATGCAGCGCTGGCGCCTAGCCTTGCAGGAAAAATCGTGCACCTGGATGGCGGCAACATCCACACCTACCAGCGCATGATCCACCACATGGACGAAGGCATTGGCAAACTGGTAGCCACATTGGATGCCACGGGGCAGTTGCACAACACCCTCATCGTTTTTACCAGCGACAACGGCGGCGAGCGCTTCTCAGACAACTGGCCCCTGGTGGGCGGCAAGATGGACCTGACCGAAGGCGGCATCCGCGTGCCGTGGATTGCCTATTGGCCAGCAGGCATTGCACCTGGGGGCACTAGCGCGCAACACTGCCTCACCATGGACTGGACCGCCACCATGCTAGACCTTGGCGGAGCCACTGCCGCACCGCAATACCCGCTAGACGGCCAAAGCCTGGTGGCGGTGTTGCGTAACCCCCATGCCCAGTTTGACCGCACCATGCACTGGCGCATGAACCACCGTGGCCAACGCGCACTGCGCGACGGCCCCTGGAAATACCTGCGCGTGGACGGGCACGACTACCTCTTTCACATCCCCAGTGACGAGCGTGAGCGTGCCAACCTGGCGCAGCAACAGCCCGAGCGGCTCCTACAAATGCGTGCGCAGTGGGAAGCGTGGGATGCCACCATGCCACCTGTGCCTGCGGACGCCACCGTGAGCTTGGCCTACACCGCGAAAGACATGCCGCAGCGTTAGTGTGGAGTGGCGGGCGGGACAAACTCAGCGCCTCACTGCCTAAAAGCAGGTCCATATCGCCGTGGGCACATGGCTTGGGCAAAATCCCGCCCATTCAACGCGACAATGGCGCACCCATTATTCTGTTAGCCGCCCTCAATCGCCACTCAGCACGGCCCTTGGGCCCTGCGCATGTATGCAAGCTTTTTACAGCGACCACTTTGTTTTGCCCCTGCCTGAAGGGCACCGCTTTCCCATGGCCAAGTACCGCATGCTGCGCGATGCTTTGGCGCAGCAACTGCCCGCAGTGCGCTTGATGGAAGCCCCCCGTGCTAGCGATGGCGAGCTAGCCTTTGCCCACACCCCGGACTACATAGATGGCATCACCCACGGCACGGTAGATCCCAAAATCACCCGCGAAATCGGCTTTCCATGGAGCGAAGCCATGGCAGAGCGGGCCCGCCGCTCAGTAGGCGCCACCGTAGCCGCAGCACGCGCTGCACTGCTTGAAGGTTATGCAGCGAATTTGGCCGGTGGCACGCACCACGCCTACGCCGACAAAGGCGGTGGCTTTTGCGTGTTTAACGACATCGCCGTGGCAGCACGCGTCATGCAAGCCGAATGGGGCCGCACCCCAGCCGGGCGCCGCGCGCCTTTGCAGGTGGCAGTGATTGACCTAGACGTACACCAAGGCAACGGCACGGCCCACCTGTTTCGCAACGACAGCAGCGTGTTCACCCTCTCCCTGCATGGCGATAAAAACTTCCCGTTTCGCAAAGAAGCCAGCGACCTCGACGTACCCCTGCCCGACGGCTGCACCGATGCCCCTTACCTAGAAGCCCTAGATAGTGCTCTGCAAACACTGGGCGATCAATTCGACCCTGGTTTTGTGATTTACCTCGCTGGCGCCGACCCGCACGAAGGCGACCGCCTAGGCCGCCTCAAACTCACCGACGACGGCATGCAAACCCGCGACCGCCGCGTATTCGACTGGTGCCACAGCCGCAACATCCCTGTAGTGTTTGTGATGGGCGGTGGATACGGCATGCAGATAGAGCGCACAGTGCAAGTGCAGCTCAACACCTACCGGATAGCACTGGAGTATTGGGAACGCGGGCTTGTGAGGGCCAAGCACCACACGCACACACTTTCGCCCGGGTGACGCCGCGCGTTACGCGAATTCAATGCTATTGACTCTCGCGTGCTCTAGAAGCGAGACGACTTTGGGGTCCCATTTATGTGCATCAGCCCACGCTTCATACAGGTGCAAGTCAATGAACAAAGTCTTTTGTGGAGCATTGGTTTGCTCAGTTATAAATCAGGGACCAACGCACACAGGGAGCGAAACTATGGCCTGCATCGACCTTGTTCACAAGACAGGTTTCACACATCGATCAAGTTCGGCCACACGAGGACGTAGCAAGGAGGAAGCATGCCAACGCTAAGGAATGTGCGAAGCGTATTGGCCGTGCAGGACCTTCAAGCTTCCGTTGCCTTCTACCGCGACAACCTGGGCTTTTCGACCGACTTCGAGTTTGACGGCTGGAGCTTTCTTTCCAGAGACGGAGTTCAGCTGATGTTGGGGCACTGCCCTGACCAGGCCCCCCGCTGGTGAGATTGGCGATCATTCCTACTTCGCATACATCGAGGTCGACGACATCGACCAACTGTATGGCGAGTTTCTGGCATCAGGATTGGCGTCCCTTTCTGTACCAGAGAGCAAGCCCTGGGGTATGCGAGAGTTGATGGTTACCACGCCAGACGGGCATCGCATCATGTTTGGGCAAGACCTTGCCTCTTAATGCACAAGATATCGCATCCAGTGGCTGCTGAATGGGGACCTGATTCATGCACACCACATCTCCATTTCTCCGCTTCACACCGCTCTAGTGCGTGGCCCGTGCTACTGGGTGCTGGCGAGCGCCTGTTTGAGGGGATAAACCTGCCTGCGCTAGGCTATACGTGCGTTCAGCATGTGGCCACCGAGCGGGCCACCCATTGGGTTTTGGCCAAGCAGAGCAGTTTTTGACGAAGCCCATGCTGCGCTAACGCCCCAGGTAGCCTCTGCGTAACGGCTTGACCGCGCAAGCCTTGGGGGCACAGATGCTTGCGCTAAACTCGGCCGGATGCGTCGATGGCTGCTCGTTTTCTTGTTGATTTTCGTTCCGTTGCAGCTCACCTGGGCTGCAGCAAATGGGCATTGCCAGCATGTAGATCGTGGAGACAACACGGCTTTGGACAATGCGGCAGCCACGATTTCTCACGCACATTCCAGCACACATGCCGACCATGAATGTCCTCCTGGCGGCCAGACCTTAGCGCTTGACGACGACTGTGGCGTGTGCCACGCCAATTGCACTCTGGCGCTGCTTGCACCACTGGCAATGGCCCACCTGGATGCATCCGGCATCCGGATACACAGTGATCTGTTGTTTCCAACATCGCACTACCTAGACTTACCTGATCGCCCGCAATGGGCCGCCCTGGCCTAGCCGGGGCATGTAGTCACGACGCCCACTCGTTTGCTTGACGGGTTGGAGACCGGTCGCCATGCATCCCCTGGATTTTTCATCCGGCGCTACGCCGGTTTTGATGCAAACCGTTGGAGCTTGTTTTGGTTCTTCCTTCTTTTTTCAAGACGTACCCGCGTGCGCTATGGCTTGCGTTGGTCCTAGGCCTACTGGCTGCTGACCAAGTCACCAAGGCGCACTTTTCATCGACCATTGCGTTGAACACAGCGGTTGAAGTTACCGCGTGGTTCAACCTTGTCCATGTGCTGAACCCTGGGGCAGCGTTCTCCTTTTTGGCCGATGCCGGTGGCTGGCAGCGTTGGTTCTTTATCGCCCTCAGTGTGGTGGTGCTACTGCCCATCGCTGTTTGGTGTTTGTTGCTGCGTACCGAGCCCGCCGAGCACTGGCTGGGTGCCGGTGTGGTGGCCGGTGGCGCGGGCAACTTGATAGACCGTGTACGGACGGGCGCAGTGGTGGACTTCTTGGACTTCCACTGGAATACATGGCACTGGCCCGCGTTCAATTTGGCCGATGTCTACATCGTCGGCTGCTTGTTGCTGTGGATGGCACTGTCGTTCACTGCGCAGCCCAACGCCGCTAAGGTGCGCCCATGAAGTCAGGCTGGATGCTGCTCTTGGCCGCTTGGGCTATCGCCACTATGGCTACCGCAGGCGCGCTGTTTCTTGGGGAAGTCATGCTGATGACGCCCTGCACGCTGTGCTGGTACCAGCGCATTGCGATGTTTCCCATGGTGCTGATTTTGGGCATGGCCTGCTACAGCAACCACCGCTCAGGTGCTGTATATGCCCTGCCCTTTGCCTGCATAGGCCTTGTGTTTGCGGGCTATCACACGCTGTTACTGGCAGGCTGGGTGCCTAGCGCTTGGGTTCCGTGCGGTGCTGGCGTGTCGTGTGCCAAGCAATCGCTGGAACTGTTTGGCGGAGTCCAGATCCCATGGCTGTCCTTCGCGGCGTTTGGCCTCATCACTGTTTTGCTTGTCTGTTATCTCAAAAAAACGTCTCTATGCAATCCCAAAAACTAACTGTCGCGGTCTTCTTGGGGGCTGTCATTGCCTTTTTTGCGCTGGGTGTCTACACCTACCAGCAACGCAACCAGAGTGCCGTGGCAGACACCCTTACGCAAGAAGCCAGTCGCCTGGTGCGTCCAAGCTCCACCGTGCTGGGCCCAATGAATGCGCCGGTCACCATCGTTGAGTTTTTTGACCCCGCATGTGAAACCTGCCGGGCCTTCTACCCCTTAGTCAAAGATTTGATGCGTAAACACCCTGCCGACATTCGGCTGGTGATGCGGTATGCCCCATTTCACCAAGGCTCAGACCACGTGGTGAAGCTGCTCGAAGCCGCCAAACTGCAAGACAAGTATGTACCGGTGCTAGAGATGGTTTTGGCCGCGCAACCTCTGTGGGCCGAGCACCATCAACCTAAGATCGAACTGGCCTACCAAGCGGCTGCACAAGCGGGCCTCGATGTTCCCAAAGCGCTAGAAGATGCCAAGGCGCCAGCGATCCAAGCACTGTTGGCGCAAGACATGGAGGACATCGTCGCCCTTAAGGTCACCAAGACCCCGACTTTCTTTGTCAACGGTCGCGCGCTCCCAAGCTTTGGCGCCGAAGAGCTGCAAGCCTTGGTCTCCCAAGAGTTGGCCAAGGTCAAGCGTTAAGGCGAAGCCGTATGCCACGTGTTCTCACACTTTGTGTTTTGGCGGTGATGGTGGGTGTCAGCATGGGCTTGCCAGAGTGGGCGCAAGCGCGCCCTCGCACCGTGCCAGAAAGCCCTGCCCCTGCCAGCAGCCAAGACGGCCGAGCAGAAGCGCAGCTGATTCA is from Rhodoferax aquaticus and encodes:
- the lspA gene encoding signal peptidase II: MVLPSFFKTYPRALWLALVLGLLAADQVTKAHFSSTIALNTAVEVTAWFNLVHVLNPGAAFSFLADAGGWQRWFFIALSVVVLLPIAVWCLLLRTEPAEHWLGAGVVAGGAGNLIDRVRTGAVVDFLDFHWNTWHWPAFNLADVYIVGCLLLWMALSFTAQPNAAKVRP
- a CDS encoding VOC family protein; translation: MPTLRNVRSVLAVQDLQASVAFYRDNLGFSTDFEFDGWSFLSRDGVQLMLGHCPDQAPRW
- a CDS encoding Bug family tripartite tricarboxylate transporter substrate binding protein, with product MAHFTKRAWLASAIALASLGSSMAQAQADGPLHIVVGYPPGGSTDRVARIVADKLQAKLATPVVVDNKPGAGGRLAAQQVKATPSNQLTLMIANPAVMVVAPLVFKDNGYDAERDFVPVSYVNSYEFALAVGAAVPVRELSHLVAWLRANPEKANFGVPATGSLPHFFGLMMGDKAKVQAQIVGYKGSAPLLTDLIGGQVPVAFDTLDSVLPQHESGKLRILAVSGDKRSALAPGIPTFKEAGLNLSGVGWNTFFAPSSMPKAKVEMLSKAITEVMKDPDTQRKFNDAKLTPVVSTQAQTQAMLTAFKAQWAPTVQSSGFQP
- a CDS encoding disulfide bond formation protein B produces the protein MKSGWMLLLAAWAIATMATAGALFLGEVMLMTPCTLCWYQRIAMFPMVLILGMACYSNHRSGAVYALPFACIGLVFAGYHTLLLAGWVPSAWVPCGAGVSCAKQSLELFGGVQIPWLSFAAFGLITVLLVCYLKKTSLCNPKN
- a CDS encoding histone deacetylase family protein gives rise to the protein MQAFYSDHFVLPLPEGHRFPMAKYRMLRDALAQQLPAVRLMEAPRASDGELAFAHTPDYIDGITHGTVDPKITREIGFPWSEAMAERARRSVGATVAAARAALLEGYAANLAGGTHHAYADKGGGFCVFNDIAVAARVMQAEWGRTPAGRRAPLQVAVIDLDVHQGNGTAHLFRNDSSVFTLSLHGDKNFPFRKEASDLDVPLPDGCTDAPYLEALDSALQTLGDQFDPGFVIYLAGADPHEGDRLGRLKLTDDGMQTRDRRVFDWCHSRNIPVVFVMGGGYGMQIERTVQVQLNTYRIALEYWERGLVRAKHHTHTLSPG
- a CDS encoding DsbA family protein — translated: MQSQKLTVAVFLGAVIAFFALGVYTYQQRNQSAVADTLTQEASRLVRPSSTVLGPMNAPVTIVEFFDPACETCRAFYPLVKDLMRKHPADIRLVMRYAPFHQGSDHVVKLLEAAKLQDKYVPVLEMVLAAQPLWAEHHQPKIELAYQAAAQAGLDVPKALEDAKAPAIQALLAQDMEDIVALKVTKTPTFFVNGRALPSFGAEELQALVSQELAKVKR
- a CDS encoding sulfatase family protein, whose translation is MTATRAQRPNIIFIVADDLGYADLGCYGGRNAQFGPVSPVLDRLAAGGLRFTQGYSNSPVCSPTRFALMTGRYQYRLRGAAEEPINSKSRYSTALGLPPEHPTLPSLLRDSGYRTALVGKWHLGYPPAFGPLRSGYDEFFGPMAGGVDYFTHCASTGAHDLWAGEAEQATEGYLTDLLSERAVDYVQRMAPGAAAGTPFFLSLHYTAPHWPWETRDDAALAPSLAGKIVHLDGGNIHTYQRMIHHMDEGIGKLVATLDATGQLHNTLIVFTSDNGGERFSDNWPLVGGKMDLTEGGIRVPWIAYWPAGIAPGGTSAQHCLTMDWTATMLDLGGATAAPQYPLDGQSLVAVLRNPHAQFDRTMHWRMNHRGQRALRDGPWKYLRVDGHDYLFHIPSDERERANLAQQQPERLLQMRAQWEAWDATMPPVPADATVSLAYTAKDMPQR